From Betaproteobacteria bacterium, one genomic window encodes:
- a CDS encoding dihydroxy-acid dehydratase, whose protein sequence is MSDEPRGYRRNLTNYGDRAFALYLRRSFAQSMGLSRTMMDKPIVGIAQTASGFNNCHRNVPELVEAVKRGVLAAGGLPLDFPTVSLGEVFLSPTSLMFRNLMSMDTEEMIRAQPMDAVVLVGGCDKTVPAQLMGAASADMPAIQLVTGPMLAMPFHGERLGACTDCRRFWAKYRAGEVDDRGIDEIESNLATTAGTCAVMGTASTMACIAEALGMMLPGTAAIPAVHADRIRAAEATGARAVEMIGHGPRPSDIITPKSVENALRVLLAVGGSTNAIVHLTAVAGRRGIPVDLHRLNQLSDETPVLVDLKPTGSHYLADFHAAGGMSALLWELRDLLHHDCITVTGETLGQRLAGPAPWVDRTVIRAREEPFDPVGGLVALFGTLAPKGAILKRSAADPRLFEREGRAVVFDGLEDLSSRIDDPDLDVTPDDFLVLKNAGPASPSGMPEAGYLPIPKKLARSGVKDMVRISDARMSGTAYGSVVLHVAPDAASGGPLAFVQNGDRIRLSVKERKLELLVDAGELSRRSQGWKPPEFPSRGYRRLYAEQIRQADEGADFGFLRGV, encoded by the coding sequence ATGAGCGACGAACCGCGCGGCTATCGCCGCAACCTCACCAACTACGGCGATCGCGCCTTTGCCCTGTACCTGCGGCGTTCTTTCGCGCAGTCCATGGGCCTCTCGCGGACCATGATGGACAAGCCCATCGTCGGCATCGCGCAGACGGCGAGCGGATTCAACAACTGCCATCGAAACGTCCCGGAACTGGTGGAGGCGGTCAAGCGCGGCGTGCTGGCGGCGGGAGGACTGCCGCTCGACTTTCCCACCGTTTCCCTGGGCGAAGTGTTCCTGAGTCCCACGAGCCTCATGTTCCGCAATCTCATGTCCATGGACACCGAGGAAATGATCCGCGCGCAGCCCATGGACGCCGTAGTGCTGGTGGGCGGGTGCGACAAGACGGTTCCGGCGCAGCTGATGGGCGCGGCCTCGGCGGACATGCCCGCGATACAGCTCGTCACCGGTCCGATGCTGGCGATGCCTTTCCACGGGGAGCGGCTCGGCGCATGCACCGACTGCCGGCGATTCTGGGCGAAGTACCGGGCAGGCGAGGTGGACGACCGTGGAATCGACGAGATCGAGTCGAATCTCGCCACGACCGCCGGCACGTGTGCCGTGATGGGCACCGCCAGCACCATGGCCTGCATTGCCGAGGCGCTGGGGATGATGCTGCCCGGCACCGCGGCGATCCCCGCCGTGCACGCCGATCGGATCCGCGCGGCCGAAGCCACCGGCGCGCGCGCTGTCGAAATGATCGGTCACGGTCCGCGGCCTTCCGACATCATCACGCCGAAGTCCGTGGAGAACGCGCTGCGTGTCCTGCTGGCCGTGGGCGGATCCACCAACGCGATCGTGCACCTCACGGCGGTCGCGGGCCGCCGCGGCATTCCCGTCGACCTGCACCGTCTCAACCAGCTCTCCGACGAGACGCCCGTGCTGGTGGATCTCAAACCCACGGGCAGCCACTACCTCGCGGATTTCCACGCGGCGGGCGGCATGTCGGCCCTGCTGTGGGAACTGCGTGACCTGCTGCACCATGACTGCATCACCGTCACGGGCGAGACGCTGGGTCAGCGTCTCGCGGGCCCTGCGCCGTGGGTTGACCGCACGGTGATCCGCGCCCGCGAAGAACCGTTCGATCCCGTGGGCGGTCTGGTTGCGTTGTTCGGAACGCTCGCGCCGAAAGGGGCGATCCTCAAGCGTTCGGCGGCCGATCCGCGCCTGTTCGAGCGGGAAGGGCGGGCGGTGGTGTTCGATGGACTCGAAGACCTGTCGAGCCGGATCGACGATCCGGACCTAGATGTCACGCCCGACGATTTTCTCGTGCTCAAGAACGCCGGTCCCGCGAGCCCCAGCGGGATGCCCGAAGCAGGCTACCTGCCCATCCCGAAGAAGCTGGCGCGAAGCGGAGTGAAGGACATGGTGCGCATCTCGGACGCGAGAATGAGCGGGACCGCCTACGGATCGGTGGTGCTGCACGTGGCGCCGGATGCCGCGAGCGGCGGTCCGCTGGCGTTCGTGCAGAACGGCGACCGCATCCGCTTGAGCGTGAAGGAGCGCAAGCTCGAGCTGCTGGTGGATGCGGGCGAGCTGTCACGCAGATCGCAGGGCTGGAAACCGCCGGAGTTCCCGTCGCGCGGTTACCGCCGGCTGTATGCGGAGCAGATCCGACAGGCGGACGAGGGGGCAGATTTCGGATTTCTTCGCGGGGTCTGA
- a CDS encoding ABC transporter substrate-binding protein, translated as MRRLTDLHFREWLLIGAPAVAIAIAGIWFAARFLQPATPERVVMATGVAGGGYAEFGDLYRKGLARHGVEVVLRPTEGSVDNYTLLNSPDSGVDFALVQSGVGKAEEAPGIVSLGSVAYEPLWIFCRGKERLDRVAQLRGRRIAIGLPGSGTRVLAREVLETNNLTEEGVAGVHVTGVDGAEALLGGAVDCLFIIAAPQAGIVRAIMYADGVSLLDIDRAEAYVRRLPYLSKVLPRGVFDLERDIPRVT; from the coding sequence ATGCGCCGGCTGACCGACCTCCACTTCCGCGAATGGCTCCTGATCGGCGCGCCCGCCGTCGCGATCGCCATTGCGGGAATCTGGTTCGCGGCCAGGTTTCTGCAGCCGGCGACGCCGGAACGCGTGGTCATGGCCACCGGAGTGGCGGGCGGAGGATATGCCGAATTCGGTGACCTGTACCGCAAGGGGCTCGCGCGTCACGGCGTCGAGGTCGTCCTGCGCCCGACCGAAGGTTCGGTGGACAACTACACGCTGCTCAACTCGCCCGACTCGGGTGTCGACTTCGCTCTGGTGCAAAGCGGTGTCGGCAAGGCCGAAGAAGCGCCAGGCATCGTATCGCTGGGCAGTGTCGCCTACGAGCCCCTGTGGATCTTCTGCCGGGGCAAGGAACGTCTCGATCGCGTCGCCCAGCTGCGGGGCAGGCGTATCGCCATCGGTCTGCCCGGCAGCGGGACGCGCGTGCTCGCACGGGAAGTGCTCGAGACCAACAACCTCACCGAGGAGGGCGTGGCAGGGGTGCACGTGACCGGTGTCGACGGCGCGGAAGCGCTGCTGGGCGGGGCGGTGGATTGCCTGTTCATCATCGCTGCTCCCCAGGCCGGCATCGTGCGGGCGATCATGTACGCGGACGGCGTGTCGCTGCTGGACATCGATCGCGCCGAAGCCTATGTGCGCCGCCTGCCGTATCTGTCCAAGGTGTTGCCGCGCGGCGTGTTCGACCTGGAACGCGACATTCCCCGCGTGACGTGA